In Sphingomonas sp., a single window of DNA contains:
- a CDS encoding ribose-phosphate pyrophosphokinase, which translates to MKLMAGNSNLPLASAIADYLEIPLTQANVRRFADDEIFVEILENVRGEDVFVLQSTSYPANDNLMELLIMIDALRRASAKRITAVLPYFGYARQDRKPGPRTPISAKLVANLITTAGANRVLSVDLHAGQIQGFFDIPTDNLFAAPVMSADIQTRFIDKQWMVVSPDVGGVVRARQLAKRLDNAPLAIVDKRRERPGESEVMNIIGEVKDRFCILIDDIVDSAGTLCNAAAALKAAGAEDVVAYCTHGVLSGAAMARVAKSELRELVITDSIGNHEIVAAGEKVRHLTIAPLIAEAIRRIADESSVSSLFD; encoded by the coding sequence ATGAAACTCATGGCCGGCAATTCGAACCTGCCGCTGGCGAGCGCCATCGCCGACTATCTGGAAATTCCGCTTACCCAGGCGAACGTCCGCCGCTTCGCGGACGACGAGATCTTCGTCGAGATTCTCGAGAATGTCCGCGGCGAGGACGTCTTCGTGCTCCAGTCGACCAGCTATCCGGCGAACGACAATCTGATGGAGCTGCTGATCATGATCGACGCGCTGCGCCGCGCGTCGGCCAAGCGGATCACCGCGGTGCTCCCCTATTTCGGCTATGCCCGCCAAGACCGGAAGCCGGGCCCGCGCACGCCGATCTCGGCCAAGCTGGTCGCCAACCTGATCACCACCGCGGGCGCCAACCGCGTGCTCTCGGTCGACCTGCATGCCGGGCAGATCCAGGGTTTCTTCGACATCCCGACGGACAATCTGTTCGCGGCGCCGGTGATGTCGGCAGACATCCAGACGCGCTTCATCGACAAGCAGTGGATGGTCGTCTCGCCCGACGTCGGCGGCGTGGTGCGTGCGCGCCAGCTCGCCAAGCGGCTCGACAACGCCCCGCTCGCCATCGTCGACAAGCGGCGCGAGCGTCCGGGCGAATCGGAGGTGATGAACATCATCGGCGAGGTGAAGGACCGCTTCTGCATCCTGATCGACGACATCGTCGATTCGGCCGGCACGCTGTGCAACGCCGCTGCGGCGCTTAAGGCGGCGGGAGCCGAGGACGTGGTGGCGTACTGCACCCACGGCGTGCTTTCGGGCGCGGCGATGGCGCGCGTCGCCAAGTCCGAGCTGCGCGAGCTGGTGATCACCGATTCGATTGGTAACCACGAGATCGTCGCGGCCGGCGAGAAGGTCCGCCACCTCACCATCGCCCCGCTGATCGCCGAGGCGATCCGCCGCATCGCGGACGAGAGTTCGGTTTCCAGCCTGTTCGACTAA
- a CDS encoding DMT family transporter → MQRNASTTKTTPARSHVATALIAALIANAALATGPLFVRMADVGPVSAAFWRLIIATPILFAAATAMGEKPIALARGRWWILSIAGVVFALDLASWHIGIVRTTLANSTLFGNSASLIFPIYGFVIARAWPSRMQGAALLLAALGGALLLGRSAELSSRHLAGDLFCLAAGVFYAVYFALMARVRVSLGPVPALALSSLATIPPLLVIALAMGEQIVPHLWWPLLALAIVSQLIGQGCMIYALGHLSPLVIGIALLVQPAVGAALGWIIFDEKLGTADLFGAALVAAALVLVRQGAVRPKG, encoded by the coding sequence ATGCAGCGCAACGCATCGACAACAAAAACTACCCCGGCACGAAGCCATGTTGCGACCGCGCTCATTGCAGCGTTGATCGCGAATGCCGCGCTCGCCACGGGGCCGTTGTTCGTGCGGATGGCGGACGTGGGCCCGGTATCGGCAGCGTTCTGGCGCCTGATCATCGCGACGCCCATCCTGTTCGCGGCGGCCACGGCGATGGGCGAGAAGCCGATCGCGCTGGCACGCGGGCGCTGGTGGATCCTCAGCATCGCCGGCGTGGTGTTCGCGCTGGACCTGGCGAGCTGGCATATCGGCATCGTCCGCACCACGCTCGCCAACTCCACCCTGTTCGGCAATTCGGCGTCGCTGATCTTCCCGATCTACGGCTTCGTCATCGCCCGCGCCTGGCCGAGCAGGATGCAGGGCGCGGCGTTGCTGCTGGCCGCGCTCGGCGGCGCGCTGCTGCTCGGGCGCTCGGCCGAACTCTCCTCGCGGCATCTGGCGGGCGACCTGTTCTGCCTCGCCGCGGGCGTGTTCTACGCGGTCTATTTCGCGCTGATGGCGCGGGTGCGGGTGTCGCTCGGGCCTGTGCCCGCGCTGGCGCTGTCCTCGCTCGCCACCATCCCGCCGCTGCTGGTGATCGCGCTGGCGATGGGCGAGCAGATCGTGCCGCATCTCTGGTGGCCGCTGCTCGCGCTCGCCATCGTCAGCCAGCTGATCGGGCAGGGCTGCATGATCTACGCGCTCGGCCACCTGTCGCCGCTGGTGATCGGCATCGCGCTGCTGGTGCAGCCGGCGGTGGGCGCGGCGCTCGGCTGGATCATCTTCGACGAGAAGCTCGGTACCGCCGACCTGTTCGGCGCGGCGCTGGTCGCGGCAGCGCTGGTGCTGGTGCGCCAAGGCGCGGTACGGCCCAAGGGGTAG
- a CDS encoding antibiotic biosynthesis monooxygenase: MGEDRTGQIAVLFISKRTAADDAGYAEAATAMDVLAAQQPGYRGVESQRGEAGVGITISYWADDASAIAWRDHPAHAAIRAQGRERWYEWYEVIVTRVERGYRWRRA, from the coding sequence ATGGGAGAGGATCGTACCGGCCAGATCGCGGTGCTGTTCATATCGAAGCGCACCGCCGCCGACGACGCAGGCTATGCCGAAGCGGCGACCGCGATGGACGTGCTGGCGGCGCAGCAGCCCGGCTATCGCGGCGTCGAATCGCAGCGCGGGGAGGCGGGCGTGGGCATCACCATCAGCTATTGGGCCGACGATGCCAGTGCGATTGCCTGGCGCGACCATCCTGCGCATGCCGCGATCCGCGCGCAGGGCCGCGAACGCTGGTACGAATGGTATGAGGTGATCGTCACCCGGGTCGAGCGCGGCTATCGGTGGCGCCGGGCATGA
- a CDS encoding alkene reductase: MPSLFDPIQLGAIHAANRVWMSPLTRGRSTRGHVPTPVMVDYYRQRASAGLIITEATGISQQGLGWAYAPGIWSDEQVEAWKPITAAVHEAGGKIVSQLWHMGRLVHSDFLGGEPPVSASATTAPGEVRTYPAEDAGETKRPYSQARPLRIDEIPGILDDYARAADNAIRAGFDGVQIHAANGYLIDQFLRDNSNFREDEYGGSIDNRIRLLREVSQRVVDTIGADRTGVRLSPNGEVQGVNDSNPVPLFEAAAAALDEIGVAFLEMREPRPGGSRGEPDQAPIHPVMRKVYRGVLALNSDYDAESAQAALDAGKADAIAFGRTFLANPDLPRRLREGLPLNPQREEFFYVGGAEGYTDYPTADEAALQPA; this comes from the coding sequence ATGCCCAGCCTGTTCGATCCGATTCAGCTCGGCGCGATCCACGCCGCCAATCGCGTGTGGATGTCGCCGCTCACCCGCGGCCGTTCGACCCGCGGCCATGTGCCGACGCCGGTCATGGTCGACTATTACCGCCAGCGCGCGAGCGCCGGGCTGATCATCACCGAGGCGACCGGTATCAGCCAGCAGGGGCTCGGCTGGGCCTATGCCCCCGGCATCTGGAGCGACGAACAGGTCGAGGCGTGGAAGCCGATCACCGCGGCGGTCCACGAAGCCGGCGGCAAGATCGTCTCGCAGCTCTGGCACATGGGCCGGCTGGTCCATTCGGATTTCCTCGGCGGCGAGCCGCCGGTCTCCGCCTCCGCGACCACCGCCCCCGGCGAAGTGCGCACCTATCCGGCGGAGGATGCCGGCGAGACCAAGCGCCCCTATAGTCAGGCCCGCCCGCTCCGCATCGACGAGATCCCCGGCATCCTCGACGACTACGCCCGCGCGGCGGACAACGCGATCCGCGCCGGTTTCGACGGGGTGCAGATCCATGCCGCCAATGGCTATCTGATCGACCAGTTCCTCCGCGACAATTCGAACTTCCGCGAGGACGAATATGGCGGCTCGATCGACAACCGCATCCGCCTGCTCCGCGAAGTGAGTCAGCGCGTTGTCGACACGATCGGTGCCGATCGCACCGGTGTGCGCCTGTCGCCCAATGGCGAGGTGCAGGGCGTCAACGACAGCAACCCGGTGCCGCTGTTCGAAGCCGCCGCGGCGGCGCTGGACGAGATCGGCGTGGCGTTCCTCGAGATGCGCGAGCCGCGTCCGGGTGGCAGCCGCGGCGAGCCCGACCAGGCGCCGATCCACCCGGTGATGCGCAAGGTCTATCGCGGCGTGCTGGCGCTCAATTCGGACTATGATGCGGAAAGCGCCCAGGCGGCGCTCGATGCGGGCAAGGCCGATGCGATCGCCTTCGGCCGGACCTTCCTCGCCAATCCGGACCTGCCGCGCCGCCTGCGCGAAGGCCTGCCGCTCAATCCGCAGCGGGAGGAATTCTTCTATGTCGGCGGGGCCGAGGGCTATACCGACTATCCAACCGCCGACGAGGCCGCGCTTCAGCCGGCCTGA
- a CDS encoding sulfite exporter TauE/SafE family protein has translation MITDWHFYALAMPAVLLLGLSKGGFAGMGALSLPLLALAIDPVRAAAITLPILILQDVVSVWAFRRTVDWRLVAWMLPGSMAGIALGYGFAASVSPVLVLAAVGAISILFGIYRLWTSGRSTPAMAARWPEWVGSLFGIASGFTSQIAHAGQPPFQLWVLPRGLPRDRLVGTTAIFFAATNWIKVPAYWALGQFTRANLLTSAVLFPLALASTLAGVWLVRRVSPERFYTAIYVLMIAVGGALLWEAVAKA, from the coding sequence ATGATCACCGACTGGCATTTCTATGCGCTCGCCATGCCCGCCGTGCTGCTGCTCGGCCTGTCCAAGGGCGGATTCGCCGGCATGGGCGCGCTGTCGCTGCCGCTGCTCGCGCTCGCAATCGATCCGGTGCGCGCCGCCGCGATCACGCTGCCGATCCTGATCCTGCAGGATGTGGTGAGCGTCTGGGCGTTCCGCCGCACCGTCGACTGGCGGCTGGTGGCGTGGATGCTGCCGGGATCGATGGCGGGGATCGCGCTCGGCTATGGCTTTGCCGCGAGCGTGTCGCCGGTGCTGGTGCTGGCCGCGGTGGGGGCGATCTCGATCCTGTTCGGCATCTACCGGCTTTGGACGAGCGGGCGGTCGACGCCGGCGATGGCGGCGCGCTGGCCCGAATGGGTGGGCAGCCTGTTCGGCATCGCCTCGGGCTTCACCAGCCAGATCGCCCATGCCGGGCAGCCGCCCTTCCAGCTCTGGGTGCTGCCGCGGGGCCTGCCGCGCGACCGGCTGGTGGGGACGACCGCGATCTTCTTCGCCGCGACCAACTGGATCAAGGTGCCCGCCTATTGGGCGCTGGGGCAGTTCACGCGCGCGAACCTGCTGACCTCGGCGGTGCTGTTCCCGCTCGCGCTGGCGTCGACGCTGGCGGGGGTGTGGCTGGTGCGGCGGGTGTCGCCCGAGCGATTCTACACGGCGATCTATGTACTGATGATCGCGGTGGGCGGCGCGCTGCTGTGGGAGGCGGTGGCGAAGGCCTAA
- the ribB gene encoding 3,4-dihydroxy-2-butanone-4-phosphate synthase produces the protein MPKAELAALKHGFLSSPEELIDEARNGRMFILVDDEDRENEGDLVIPAQMATPDAINFMAKYGRGLICLAMTKARVDQLGLELMSRANGTRHETAFTVSIEAKEGVTTGISAADRARTISVAIDTGRGREDIVTPGHVFPLVARDGGVLVRAGHTEAAVDVSRLAGLNPAGVICEIMKDDGTMARLDDLVGFAQLHNLKIGTIRDLIAYRRRHDHLVEQRAEASFTSPWGGDWRALTFWNKASGSEQIALVKGRIDPNKPTLIRMHALSPFSDLFGEDGPRGGMLRKSMEIIGTEGSGVIVVINKPRPDQFTLALQARAGAIEPKDMDELRDYGVGATILTELGVQDMILLTNTHHTLVGLDGYGLSIVGERPLDPEQ, from the coding sequence GTGCCAAAGGCTGAACTCGCCGCGCTCAAGCACGGCTTTCTCTCCTCGCCCGAGGAATTGATCGACGAGGCCCGCAACGGCCGGATGTTCATCCTGGTCGATGACGAGGATCGCGAGAATGAAGGCGATCTGGTCATCCCCGCCCAGATGGCGACGCCCGACGCGATCAACTTCATGGCCAAATATGGCCGCGGGCTGATCTGCCTGGCGATGACCAAGGCGCGCGTAGACCAGCTCGGGCTCGAGCTGATGAGCCGCGCCAACGGCACCCGCCACGAAACCGCCTTCACCGTCTCGATCGAGGCCAAGGAAGGCGTGACCACCGGCATCTCCGCCGCCGACCGCGCCCGCACCATCTCGGTCGCGATCGACACGGGCCGCGGGCGCGAGGACATCGTCACCCCGGGCCATGTCTTCCCGCTGGTCGCGCGCGACGGCGGTGTCCTGGTCCGCGCCGGCCATACCGAGGCGGCGGTCGATGTGTCGCGGCTGGCGGGCCTCAACCCCGCCGGCGTGATCTGCGAGATCATGAAGGACGACGGGACGATGGCCCGGCTCGACGATCTCGTCGGCTTCGCGCAGCTCCACAACCTCAAGATCGGCACGATCCGCGACCTGATCGCCTATCGCCGCCGCCACGACCATCTCGTCGAACAGCGCGCCGAGGCCAGCTTCACCAGCCCCTGGGGCGGCGACTGGCGCGCGCTCACCTTCTGGAACAAGGCCAGCGGCAGCGAACAGATCGCGCTGGTCAAGGGTCGCATCGATCCGAACAAGCCGACGCTGATCCGCATGCACGCGCTCTCGCCGTTCAGCGACCTGTTCGGCGAGGACGGTCCGCGCGGTGGCATGCTGCGCAAGTCGATGGAGATCATCGGCACGGAAGGCTCGGGCGTGATCGTGGTGATCAACAAGCCGCGCCCCGACCAGTTCACGCTGGCGCTGCAGGCGCGCGCCGGCGCGATCGAACCCAAGGACATGGACGAGCTGCGCGACTACGGCGTCGGCGCGACCATCCTCACCGAACTCGGCGTGCAGGACATGATCCTGCTCACCAACACCCATCACACGCTGGTCGGTCTCGACGGCTATGGCCTGTCGATCGTCGGCGAACGTCCCCTGGATCCGGAGCAATAA
- a CDS encoding TonB family protein: protein MHADTRYHASAPRSVSFGAALAINGAILAGMILAAPNIVVLKDPPVVMKPIDVRDRPPPPPEDETKPVEKVQPRTSAPPVAPKPLVESNSTTNIETTTKISDALPPIEKPADSGPVRTIDPPTPVPALIGASTDPRYAQDFQPEYPAQEMRAQRDGLVTLRVLIGADGRVKAVEPVSATSDAFFAVTRRQALGKWRFRPAARGGVPEESWKTMTVRFRIEDAR, encoded by the coding sequence ATGCATGCCGATACTCGCTATCATGCCAGTGCACCGCGTTCGGTCAGCTTCGGGGCCGCGCTCGCCATCAATGGGGCCATTCTTGCGGGGATGATCTTGGCCGCACCGAACATCGTGGTGCTCAAGGACCCGCCGGTGGTGATGAAGCCGATCGACGTGCGCGACCGTCCGCCGCCCCCGCCGGAGGACGAGACAAAGCCAGTGGAGAAGGTGCAGCCGCGCACCTCCGCGCCGCCGGTCGCGCCGAAGCCGCTGGTGGAGTCGAACAGCACGACGAACATCGAAACCACGACCAAGATCAGCGACGCGCTGCCGCCAATCGAGAAGCCGGCCGATTCAGGTCCGGTCCGCACGATCGATCCCCCCACGCCCGTCCCCGCACTGATCGGCGCGTCCACCGATCCGCGCTACGCGCAGGACTTCCAGCCCGAATATCCCGCGCAGGAAATGCGCGCCCAGCGCGACGGGTTGGTCACCCTGCGCGTGCTGATCGGCGCCGACGGGCGGGTGAAGGCGGTGGAGCCGGTCAGCGCCACCAGCGACGCCTTCTTTGCCGTCACCCGGCGCCAGGCGCTCGGCAAATGGCGCTTCCGCCCCGCCGCCCGCGGCGGTGTGCCTGAGGAAAGCTGGAAGACCATGACCGTCCGGTTCCGGATCGAAGACGCCCGCTGA
- a CDS encoding GNAT family N-acetyltransferase, translating into MQVPVLETERLILRQHTAGDFDAWAAFHADPEVMRFLGGVQPRGTAWRSLCSMAGAWTIRGFSMFAVTERESGRWIGRIGPHSPEGWPGLEVGWGLAREAAGKGYAREAAIAAIDYAIEVLGWYEVIHTIDPENTASIRLAQALGAENGGPTRLPAPLEHLRVDRWAQTAEQWRARRVALG; encoded by the coding sequence ATGCAGGTGCCGGTGCTCGAAACCGAGCGCCTGATCCTGCGCCAGCACACGGCTGGCGATTTCGACGCATGGGCGGCGTTCCATGCCGATCCCGAGGTGATGCGGTTCCTGGGCGGCGTGCAGCCGCGCGGGACCGCCTGGCGCAGCCTGTGCAGCATGGCGGGCGCCTGGACGATCCGCGGTTTCTCGATGTTCGCGGTCACCGAGCGCGAGAGCGGCCGATGGATCGGCCGTATCGGGCCCCATTCGCCGGAAGGCTGGCCGGGACTGGAAGTCGGCTGGGGCCTGGCGCGCGAAGCGGCGGGCAAGGGCTATGCCCGTGAAGCTGCCATCGCCGCGATCGACTATGCGATCGAGGTGCTCGGCTGGTACGAGGTGATCCACACCATCGATCCCGAGAATACGGCATCGATCCGGCTGGCGCAGGCCCTCGGCGCGGAGAATGGGGGGCCGACCCGGCTGCCCGCGCCGCTCGAGCATCTGCGGGTCGATCGCTGGGCGCAGACAGCCGAACAATGGCGCGCCCGCCGCGTGGCGCTGGGCTGA
- a CDS encoding COQ9 family protein, whose protein sequence is MDLADATLDELRAALAPSLAANAAFDGWNQRALDATADGMGVDRDVARLAFSDGPLAMIDAWFAHIDRAMLDELSPETLAGMKIRARITALVEARLALLAPYRDALRRALAILAMPQNLTRASKLGWRAADAMWRAAGDTATDYNHYTKRMTLGSVYAATIAVFVQDESEEWADTRAFLARRIDGIMRFEKAKAGFVNRTTNRPSLSRFIGRLRYPAI, encoded by the coding sequence ATGGATCTCGCCGACGCCACCCTCGACGAACTGCGCGCGGCGCTCGCCCCGTCGCTTGCCGCCAACGCCGCCTTCGACGGCTGGAACCAGCGCGCGCTGGACGCCACCGCCGACGGCATGGGCGTCGACCGCGACGTGGCGCGACTCGCCTTCTCGGACGGCCCGCTCGCGATGATCGACGCCTGGTTCGCGCATATCGACCGCGCGATGCTCGACGAGCTTTCGCCCGAGACGCTGGCGGGAATGAAGATCCGCGCGCGCATCACCGCGCTGGTCGAGGCGCGGCTGGCGCTGCTGGCCCCCTATCGCGACGCGCTGCGCCGGGCGCTGGCGATCCTCGCCATGCCGCAGAACCTCACACGCGCCAGCAAGCTCGGCTGGCGCGCGGCGGACGCAATGTGGCGCGCGGCGGGCGACACCGCGACCGATTATAACCATTATACCAAGCGGATGACCCTCGGCAGCGTCTATGCCGCGACCATCGCCGTGTTCGTGCAGGACGAGAGCGAGGAATGGGCCGACACCCGCGCCTTCCTCGCCCGCCGCATCGACGGGATCATGCGCTTCGAAAAGGCCAAGGCCGGATTTGTCAATCGCACGACCAACCGCCCCAGCCTCTCGCGCTTCATCGGCCGGCTGCGCTACCCCGCGATCTGA
- the ribD gene encoding bifunctional diaminohydroxyphosphoribosylaminopyrimidine deaminase/5-amino-6-(5-phosphoribosylamino)uracil reductase RibD, with translation MAVALGLAERGKGRTAPNPNVGCVLVRDGRIVGRGWTQPGGRPHAEAMALAEAGEAAGGATAYVTLEPCAHVSPRGPACADLLVAAGVARVVAALRDPDPRTDGSGFVRLTEAGIAVASGLMATEARRSMAGFLTRLARGRPHVTLKLATSLDGRIALSTGESKWITGPQARAHVHLERARHDGILVGRGTFLADVPKLDVRLPGLADRAPRRTLLSSTGPTPPGWERIADIADIRHLTGIDTLMVEGGAKAASAFLRADLVDRLLLYRAPILLGGGKPAVEAFGLAALSEAHDRWRLLDSRLLGSDRFEVYERN, from the coding sequence ATGGCCGTGGCGCTCGGGCTTGCCGAGCGCGGCAAGGGGCGGACGGCGCCGAACCCGAATGTCGGCTGCGTGCTCGTCCGCGACGGTCGCATCGTCGGACGCGGCTGGACCCAGCCCGGCGGGCGCCCCCATGCCGAGGCGATGGCGCTGGCGGAAGCCGGCGAGGCTGCGGGCGGCGCCACCGCCTATGTCACACTGGAGCCCTGCGCGCATGTCTCGCCGCGCGGCCCGGCCTGTGCGGACCTGCTGGTCGCGGCTGGTGTTGCTCGCGTCGTCGCCGCGCTGCGCGATCCCGACCCCCGCACCGACGGCTCCGGCTTCGTGCGGCTGACAGAGGCCGGCATCGCCGTCGCATCGGGACTGATGGCGACCGAGGCCCGGCGCAGCATGGCCGGCTTCCTCACCCGCCTTGCCAGGGGCCGCCCGCACGTCACCCTCAAGCTCGCCACCTCGCTCGATGGGCGCATCGCGCTGTCGACCGGCGAGAGCAAGTGGATCACCGGTCCCCAGGCCCGCGCCCATGTCCATCTCGAACGCGCCCGGCACGACGGCATCCTGGTCGGCCGCGGCACCTTTCTCGCCGATGTCCCGAAACTGGACGTGCGGCTGCCCGGCCTCGCCGATCGCGCCCCGCGGCGCACCCTCCTTTCCTCCACCGGCCCCACCCCGCCGGGCTGGGAGCGGATCGCCGACATCGCCGACATCCGCCATCTGACCGGCATCGACACGCTGATGGTGGAGGGTGGCGCCAAGGCGGCGTCCGCGTTCCTACGCGCCGACCTGGTCGATCGGCTCCTCCTCTACCGCGCGCCGATCCTGCTCGGCGGCGGCAAACCCGCGGTCGAGGCGTTCGGCCTCGCCGCATTGTCCGAGGCGCATGATCGCTGGCGCCTGCTGGACTCTCGACTGCTTGGCAGCGATCGGTTCGAGGTCTACGAGCGCAACTGA
- a CDS encoding MFS transporter → MSRAIDRDFALLFGVMLMIAAGNTALQSILPALGRELHAADSAVAAVFSVSALLWMLTAPYWANRSERAGRRRMVLLGIAGFTASLGLCGLCLALGINGVLSPFATFAAFVVGRMLYGAFGSAAPPAVQAIVAARTSREERTKALTLLASAFGLGTILGPAVAPYLVMGHLWPGGPLIGLSGPAFAASLVGLVLLVAVLRLLPATSGAIEHGAAPSYPSIGGQGTGANVTAAMGEHVEHIRTFDPRVRPWMIAGLVTGHAQAMTGQAIGFLIIDRLALAPSAALEPTGLVLMIGAGASLLVQWGLIPLLELKPRALILAGAALGAIGCGMTAMAGSLYGIALGYATIALGMGFARPGFTAGASLAVGPHAQGSVAGRVTSINGAAFVLGPSIGVAMYEFWGALPYLVAASALVLLFGYGWIATRGASHAPEPRASAG, encoded by the coding sequence ATGAGCCGGGCGATCGATCGCGATTTCGCGCTGCTGTTTGGGGTGATGCTGATGATCGCCGCGGGCAACACCGCGCTGCAATCGATCCTGCCCGCGCTCGGCCGCGAGCTGCACGCGGCGGACAGCGCGGTGGCGGCGGTCTTCTCGGTCTCGGCGCTGCTGTGGATGCTCACCGCACCCTATTGGGCGAATCGATCGGAACGCGCCGGACGGCGCAGGATGGTACTGCTCGGCATTGCCGGCTTTACCGCCTCGCTCGGGCTGTGCGGGCTGTGCCTCGCGCTCGGCATCAACGGCGTGCTGAGCCCCTTCGCCACCTTCGCCGCCTTCGTCGTCGGGCGGATGCTCTACGGCGCCTTCGGATCGGCCGCGCCGCCGGCGGTGCAGGCGATCGTCGCCGCGCGCACCAGCCGCGAGGAGCGGACCAAAGCGCTCACCCTGCTCGCCTCCGCCTTCGGGCTGGGGACGATCCTGGGGCCCGCAGTCGCGCCCTATCTCGTCATGGGCCATCTCTGGCCCGGCGGGCCGCTGATCGGCCTCTCCGGCCCCGCTTTTGCCGCCAGCCTGGTCGGGCTGGTGCTGCTGGTAGCGGTCCTGCGGCTGCTGCCGGCAACCTCCGGCGCGATCGAGCATGGCGCGGCACCCAGCTATCCTTCGATCGGCGGGCAGGGCACCGGTGCCAATGTGACGGCTGCGATGGGCGAGCATGTCGAGCATATCCGCACCTTCGATCCCCGCGTGCGCCCCTGGATGATCGCCGGGCTGGTCACGGGCCATGCCCAGGCAATGACCGGCCAGGCGATCGGATTCCTGATCATCGACCGGCTGGCGCTCGCCCCATCCGCCGCGCTGGAGCCGACGGGGCTGGTGCTGATGATCGGCGCGGGGGCCTCGCTGCTGGTCCAATGGGGGCTGATCCCGCTGCTCGAGCTCAAGCCGCGCGCGCTGATTCTGGCGGGGGCGGCGCTGGGGGCGATCGGCTGCGGTATGACCGCGATGGCGGGATCGCTCTACGGAATCGCGCTCGGCTATGCGACGATCGCGCTGGGCATGGGCTTCGCGCGGCCCGGCTTCACCGCCGGCGCCTCGCTCGCGGTGGGACCGCATGCGCAGGGCTCGGTGGCGGGGCGCGTAACGTCGATCAACGGCGCGGCTTTCGTGCTGGGACCGTCGATCGGCGTTGCGATGTACGAATTCTGGGGCGCGCTGCCCTATCTGGTCGCCGCTAGCGCGCTGGTGCTGCTGTTCGGCTATGGCTGGATCGCGACGCGCGGGGCCTCGCACGCCCCTGAGCCGCGCGCATCTGCCGGCTAG
- a CDS encoding riboflavin synthase produces the protein MFTGIVSDVGTIDAVQRQGDLRVRVATAYPTHEIDLGASVACSGVCLTVVDKGPGWLDFDVSGETVSRTADDQWTAGRKLNLERALRLGDELGGHIVTGHVDGIGRVKLVEAIDGSHHVVIAAGPEIAPYVAPKGSITVDGVSLTVNAVDDTPEGVEFHLNIIPHTAAVTTFATLAQGQAVNLEIDVLARYLQRMEALRAKG, from the coding sequence ATGTTCACCGGAATCGTAAGCGATGTCGGCACGATCGACGCGGTACAGCGCCAGGGCGACCTGCGCGTGCGCGTGGCGACGGCCTATCCCACCCATGAGATCGATCTCGGCGCCTCGGTCGCCTGTTCGGGCGTGTGCCTGACGGTGGTCGACAAGGGCCCCGGCTGGCTCGACTTCGACGTGTCGGGCGAAACCGTCTCGCGCACCGCCGACGACCAGTGGACCGCCGGCCGCAAGCTCAACCTCGAACGTGCGCTGCGGCTGGGCGACGAGCTGGGCGGGCACATCGTCACCGGCCATGTCGATGGCATCGGCCGGGTGAAGCTGGTCGAGGCGATCGACGGCTCGCACCATGTCGTGATCGCGGCGGGTCCGGAAATCGCGCCGTACGTCGCCCCCAAGGGCTCGATCACCGTCGACGGCGTGTCGCTGACGGTCAACGCGGTGGACGACACGCCCGAGGGCGTCGAATTCCACCTCAACATCATTCCCCACACCGCCGCGGTCACCACCTTCGCCACGCTGGCGCAAGGCCAGGCGGTCAATCTGGAGATCGACGTGCTGGCGCGCTATCTTCAGCGCATGGAGGCATTGCGTGCCAAAGGCTGA
- the ribH gene encoding 6,7-dimethyl-8-ribityllumazine synthase, with translation MANILIVEARFYEHLNDMLIAGAKAAIEAAGHKAEVITVPGALEIPGAVALATDSGRYDAFVAIGVVIRGETYHFEIVAGESARGLMALSMDGVAIGNGILTVENEAQALVRADPAQKDKGGEAAKAALAMLALKAKFG, from the coding sequence ATGGCGAACATCCTCATCGTCGAAGCGCGCTTCTACGAGCATCTCAACGACATGCTGATCGCCGGCGCCAAGGCCGCGATCGAGGCGGCGGGGCACAAGGCCGAGGTGATCACCGTGCCGGGCGCGCTCGAGATCCCCGGCGCGGTCGCGCTGGCGACCGACAGCGGCCGCTATGACGCGTTCGTCGCGATCGGCGTGGTTATCCGCGGCGAGACCTATCATTTCGAGATCGTCGCGGGCGAAAGCGCGCGCGGGCTGATGGCGCTGTCGATGGACGGCGTCGCGATCGGCAACGGCATCCTGACGGTGGAGAACGAAGCGCAGGCATTGGTCCGCGCCGATCCTGCGCAGAAGGACAAGGGCGGCGAGGCCGCCAAGGCGGCGCTGGCGATGCTGGCGCTCAAGGCCAAGTTCGGCTGA